Proteins encoded together in one Priestia aryabhattai window:
- a CDS encoding MurR/RpiR family transcriptional regulator, which yields MRQFSVLTLIDAQMNHYSPAEGRVADYVLENPTTTLNLTTKQLAKQCQCSEATIIRFCQRVGINSFKELKIELAKDAHKVNAEQLPNLPVNFEDETDAVLEKVMSKSMSALMNTSRLVSSSAIDAAAEAIHGAKRVFLYGAGGSSVVALDAQYKLLRIDISALFSLDSHVQMVMATNMTKDDVLFVVSTSGQTKEVVELMQIAKDKGAAVILLTQHGSSPASRLADILLTISVEEQHIRIGTMSARIAQLAIVDAMFIRLCIQKGNQVFERIIDTHNVIQKIKR from the coding sequence ATGCGCCAATTTTCCGTACTTACTTTAATCGATGCACAAATGAATCATTACAGTCCTGCTGAAGGAAGAGTAGCTGATTACGTATTAGAGAATCCCACGACCACGTTGAACTTAACGACCAAGCAGCTAGCTAAGCAGTGTCAGTGCAGCGAAGCTACGATTATTCGCTTTTGTCAGCGTGTAGGGATCAATAGTTTTAAAGAATTAAAGATTGAATTAGCAAAAGATGCTCATAAGGTAAATGCCGAGCAGCTGCCGAATCTTCCAGTCAATTTTGAAGACGAGACCGATGCCGTGCTTGAAAAAGTCATGAGCAAAAGTATGAGCGCACTTATGAATACAAGTCGATTAGTGAGCTCTTCTGCAATTGATGCAGCCGCGGAAGCTATTCATGGAGCGAAACGAGTGTTTTTATACGGAGCAGGAGGATCATCTGTGGTTGCACTAGATGCTCAGTATAAACTGCTTCGAATTGATATTTCGGCGCTGTTTTCATTAGATAGTCATGTTCAAATGGTGATGGCTACGAATATGACAAAAGATGATGTGCTGTTTGTGGTATCCACTTCTGGTCAAACAAAAGAAGTGGTGGAGCTGATGCAAATAGCCAAAGATAAAGGAGCAGCCGTTATTTTACTAACGCAGCACGGGTCATCGCCAGCTTCTAGATTAGCTGATATTCTGCTGACTATTTCAGTAGAAGAGCAGCATATTCGAATTGGAACGATGAGCGCTCGTATTGCTCAGTTAGCCATTGTAGATGCGATGTTTATACGGTTATGTATTCAAAAAGGCAATCAAGTGTTTGAACGCATAATCGATACACATAATGTAATTCAAAAAATAAAGAGGTAG
- a CDS encoding PTS sugar transporter subunit IIB gives MKVLFVCSGGMSSAIVVKALKTEAQKHGTDMEVLAIGTNEVAEEIQKGWDVVMVAPQIRHRFNAVKAEADKASVPCGPIPPQAYTPLGGPTLFKTVQQLVS, from the coding sequence ATGAAGGTATTGTTTGTATGTTCTGGAGGAATGTCAAGTGCAATTGTGGTAAAAGCATTAAAAACGGAAGCACAAAAGCATGGAACGGATATGGAAGTGCTGGCAATTGGGACAAATGAAGTGGCAGAGGAAATTCAAAAGGGCTGGGACGTTGTAATGGTTGCACCGCAGATTCGTCACCGGTTTAACGCAGTGAAAGCGGAAGCAGATAAAGCTTCTGTTCCGTGCGGGCCCATTCCGCCGCAGGCTTATACACCGCTTGGAGGTCCGACGCTTTTTAAAACGGTTCAACAGCTCGTTAGCTGA
- a CDS encoding PTS sugar transporter subunit IIC has product MSKFVSFLENNLSGPMARLSEQRHLQAIRDGVISALPFIIIGSFFLILAFPPVPQDSTIAKWAADNSANILIPYRVTMFIMSLYIAFGIGYNLSKSYNLDPLSGAQIAVAALLLTLTPKLVEEEGFMLPMTNLGGHGLFVTMIVSILSVEILRFCKAKNVTIKMPEQVPPSVSRSFEALIPVAIVVVLMTIITIVLGIDLHHLVDKLVAPLVEAGDSLAGVLIPVFLITFFWSFGIHGVSVVGTVARPVWEVYLAKNAEAVADGASTLPYIAPETFFQWFVWIGGSGATLGLALAMLFFSKSKYSKALSRTSFIPAVFNINEPIIFGLPIVLNPILIIPFIIIPIITTIISYAATAAGLITPTYVMVPWTLPAPIGAYLSTGGDWRAVVLVVINIAISVVVYLPFFKMYDRKMVEMEKSDEATITSSDETVQM; this is encoded by the coding sequence ATGAGCAAATTTGTGTCGTTTTTAGAGAACAATTTATCGGGACCTATGGCCAGGTTATCAGAACAGCGGCATCTTCAAGCCATTCGCGATGGTGTTATTTCCGCTTTGCCGTTTATCATTATCGGAAGTTTTTTCTTGATTCTAGCATTTCCGCCTGTGCCGCAAGATAGTACAATTGCGAAATGGGCAGCTGATAACAGCGCCAACATTTTAATACCGTATCGAGTAACGATGTTTATTATGTCTTTATATATAGCCTTTGGGATAGGATACAACTTGTCTAAAAGCTATAATCTCGATCCGCTATCAGGAGCGCAAATTGCAGTAGCTGCACTACTTCTTACGCTGACTCCAAAGCTGGTTGAAGAAGAAGGGTTTATGCTTCCGATGACAAACCTTGGAGGTCACGGTTTATTTGTAACGATGATTGTGTCAATTTTATCGGTCGAGATTCTCAGGTTTTGTAAAGCAAAAAATGTCACCATTAAAATGCCGGAGCAAGTGCCTCCTTCTGTATCAAGGTCTTTTGAAGCGCTAATTCCAGTTGCAATTGTTGTTGTACTTATGACGATTATTACCATTGTTTTAGGTATCGATCTTCATCATTTAGTCGATAAACTAGTTGCTCCGCTTGTGGAGGCTGGAGATAGTTTAGCAGGAGTGTTAATACCGGTTTTCTTAATTACGTTTTTCTGGTCATTCGGAATCCACGGCGTCTCTGTTGTTGGTACAGTGGCACGGCCTGTATGGGAAGTTTATTTAGCGAAAAATGCCGAAGCGGTAGCAGACGGAGCTTCAACGCTTCCGTATATTGCACCTGAAACTTTCTTTCAGTGGTTTGTTTGGATCGGAGGATCTGGAGCGACGTTAGGCCTTGCTTTAGCGATGCTGTTTTTCTCAAAATCTAAATATTCGAAAGCGCTTTCTAGGACATCTTTTATTCCAGCGGTTTTTAATATTAATGAACCAATCATTTTTGGTTTGCCAATTGTCTTAAATCCTATTTTGATTATTCCTTTTATCATCATCCCGATTATTACAACGATCATTTCATATGCAGCAACGGCGGCAGGTCTTATTACTCCAACATACGTAATGGTTCCTTGGACGCTTCCGGCGCCAATTGGAGCTTATCTATCGACAGGAGGAGACTGGCGGGCGGTTGTACTGGTCGTTATTAATATTGCTATTTCTGTTGTGGTTTATCTTCCGTTCTTTAAAATGTATGACCGAAAGATGGTCGAAATGGAAAAAAGCGATGAAGCAACGATCACATCATCAGATGAAACAGTTCAAATGTAA
- a CDS encoding 6-phospho-beta-glucosidase, with product MKVVTIGGGSSYTPELVEGFIKRYNELPIRELWLVDVEEGKEKLEIVGALARRMVKKAGVDMKIYLTLDRKKALMNADFVTTQLRVGQIDARIYDERIPLKYGMIGQETNGVGGLFKGLRTIPVLLKIAEEIHEVCPNAWLINFTNPAGMVTEALLRYGKHSKVIGVCNLPVHMTNSIASLLQIEKEAVHIEFAGLNHLVYGLHVYAKGEEVTQEVIRRLSDPKSQVTMRNIAPIPWQPDFLEALGVILCPYHRYYYKTKEILAEELLAFQSGTTRAEVVKTLEAELFELYKNPNLEIKPPQLEKRGGAYYSDAACNLISSICNDKGDIQTLNVSNNGAISSLPNESAVEVNCVVTKQGPVPLAVGELPVEVNGLVQQIKSFERVGAEAAVTGSYEKALVALTINPLVPSDELAKSVLDELLQAHRKYLPAFFKEVNA from the coding sequence ATGAAAGTAGTGACAATAGGAGGAGGATCAAGCTATACACCGGAATTGGTCGAAGGTTTTATTAAACGATATAATGAGCTTCCAATTCGAGAGCTATGGCTTGTAGATGTTGAAGAAGGAAAAGAGAAACTTGAAATTGTAGGGGCACTTGCGAGAAGAATGGTCAAAAAAGCAGGTGTTGATATGAAAATCTATTTAACGCTTGATCGAAAAAAAGCGTTGATGAATGCCGATTTTGTAACGACACAGCTTAGAGTAGGTCAGATTGATGCGCGTATTTATGACGAACGTATTCCACTTAAGTACGGAATGATTGGTCAAGAGACAAACGGGGTAGGAGGATTATTTAAAGGTTTGCGAACGATTCCGGTTTTGTTGAAAATTGCCGAGGAAATACACGAAGTTTGTCCAAACGCCTGGCTTATTAATTTTACAAACCCTGCAGGTATGGTAACTGAGGCGCTGCTTCGTTACGGAAAGCATTCTAAAGTGATAGGAGTCTGTAACCTGCCTGTACATATGACAAACTCCATCGCTAGCTTGCTTCAAATAGAAAAAGAAGCGGTTCATATTGAATTTGCAGGGTTAAATCACTTGGTATATGGACTGCATGTGTATGCAAAAGGAGAGGAAGTAACACAAGAAGTAATTCGGCGTTTAAGTGATCCAAAGTCCCAAGTAACAATGAGAAACATAGCTCCTATTCCGTGGCAACCGGATTTTTTGGAAGCTCTTGGAGTAATTTTATGTCCTTATCATCGCTACTACTACAAAACAAAAGAAATATTAGCAGAAGAGCTTCTGGCCTTTCAATCAGGTACCACGCGCGCTGAAGTGGTTAAAACACTAGAAGCCGAGCTTTTTGAACTCTACAAAAATCCAAATCTAGAAATTAAGCCTCCACAGCTAGAAAAAAGAGGAGGTGCTTATTACAGCGATGCCGCATGTAATTTGATTTCATCCATTTGTAACGATAAAGGGGATATTCAAACATTAAATGTAAGCAACAATGGCGCTATTTCCTCACTCCCAAACGAATCTGCAGTTGAAGTAAACTGTGTGGTAACAAAACAAGGACCAGTACCACTTGCTGTCGGTGAACTTCCTGTAGAAGTGAATGGACTTGTGCAGCAAATTAAATCGTTTGAACGAGTAGGGGCAGAAGCAGCGGTTACAGGATCTTACGAAAAAGCGCTTGTTGCGCTGACCATTAATCCGCTTGTTCCAAGTGACGAACTGGCTAAATCGGTCTTAGATGAACTGCTTCAAGCTCACCGCAAGTATTTACCCGCTTTTTTTAAGGAAGTGAA